Proteins from a single region of Azospirillum brasilense:
- the rfbB gene encoding dTDP-glucose 4,6-dehydratase produces MRILVTGGAGFIGSAFIRWVLANTRASVVNLDKLTYAADLESLARFAEDPRYAFERVDICDEGELRRVFAAHRPAAVVHLAAETHVDRSIDGPMAFVQTNVVGTVTLLRVALDHWRGLEGAEKDGFRFHHVSTDEVFGTLDDEGRFSETTPYAPNSPYSASKAASDHFVRAWHETYGLPTVASNCSNNYGPWQFPEKLIPLMTLKALQGQRLPVYGSGLNVRDWLYVDDHASALWTILTKGRLGESYNVGGDSERRNIDVVNTICDLVDEMAGPLPGGPRRTLVTHVTDRPGHDHRYAIDATKLQTELGWRPSETFETGIRRTVAWYLENRAWWERLSANGYSGQRLGVAAAPAAEPAHG; encoded by the coding sequence ATGCGCATACTGGTGACGGGAGGGGCCGGCTTCATCGGCTCGGCCTTCATCCGCTGGGTCCTGGCGAACACGCGGGCGTCGGTCGTCAACCTCGACAAGCTCACCTACGCCGCGGATCTGGAAAGCCTCGCCCGTTTCGCCGAGGACCCGCGCTATGCCTTCGAGCGGGTGGACATCTGCGACGAGGGGGAACTGCGCCGGGTCTTCGCCGCCCACCGTCCGGCGGCGGTCGTGCATCTGGCGGCGGAAACCCATGTGGACCGCTCCATCGACGGGCCGATGGCCTTCGTGCAGACCAACGTGGTCGGCACCGTGACGCTGCTGCGCGTGGCGCTCGATCACTGGCGCGGGCTGGAGGGGGCGGAGAAGGACGGCTTCCGGTTCCACCACGTCTCCACCGACGAGGTGTTCGGCACGCTGGACGACGAAGGGCGCTTCTCCGAAACCACGCCCTACGCGCCGAATTCCCCCTATTCAGCCAGCAAGGCGGCGTCCGACCATTTCGTGCGCGCGTGGCACGAGACCTACGGTCTGCCGACGGTCGCCAGCAACTGCTCGAACAACTACGGCCCCTGGCAGTTTCCCGAGAAGCTGATCCCGCTGATGACGCTGAAGGCGCTGCAGGGGCAGCGGCTTCCGGTCTACGGCAGCGGACTGAACGTGCGCGACTGGCTCTATGTGGACGACCACGCCTCGGCCCTCTGGACCATTCTGACCAAGGGACGGCTGGGCGAGAGCTACAACGTCGGCGGCGACAGCGAACGGCGCAACATCGACGTGGTCAACACCATCTGCGACCTCGTGGACGAGATGGCCGGTCCGCTTCCCGGCGGTCCGCGGCGGACCCTCGTCACCCATGTCACCGACCGGCCCGGCCACGACCACCGCTACGCCATCGACGCCACCAAGCTGCAGACCGAGCTGGGCTGGCGGCCGTCGGAGACCTTCGAGACCGGCATCCGCCGCACCGTTGCCTGGTATCTCGAGAACCGCGCCTGGTGGGAGCGGCTGTCGGCGAACGGCTACAGCGGCCAGCGTCTCGGCGTGGCCGCCGCTCCTGCGGCCGAGCCCGCCCATGGCTGA
- a CDS encoding glycosyltransferase family 4 protein codes for MSNAAIYFHPEGYETARTDLKGRHVAGESFLIGFFRHSGLDRFACHVDGPPLARLFMDLADRHAPGRKVELYLTGEPSRLANVGCLFLPGPGIDQFAWRRRSRDQRAYSLCGITHTTSESPQTLGALATAPIQPWDAVICTSWAARSSVEAVLQPYAEYLRDRLGAAEVPMPNLPVIPLGVDTDAFRFDPSVRAAERAALGIGEEDVAVLFVGRLSFHAKAHPIPMYQALERAAQRTGKRLHLIQAGWFGNDSIAAAFIEGARRYCPSVNAIFLDGRKPDVRTRIWAVADLFTSLVDNVQETFGITPVEAMAAGLPCVVTDWNGYRETVRHGVDGFRVPTVLPPPGFAPDLADRYDAGLDSYDHFIARASQITAVDVEAAAQAYALLAVDPGLRRRMGEAGRARAAAVFDWKAIIPQYLDVWRQLADIRRHAQERAPRRDGDGNPLRPDPLRMFQAYPSRTLEPGMRLVRAPGVTRAAAMEALATLLGDPMNSPARSLLLSPTADIALAIDALDPPGCRVADLAGLVPTERQILLVRSLVHLMKYDIVRPVEPLGAREA; via the coding sequence GTGTCCAACGCCGCCATCTATTTCCATCCCGAAGGTTACGAGACCGCGCGGACCGACCTGAAGGGGCGCCATGTCGCGGGGGAATCCTTTCTGATCGGCTTCTTCCGGCATTCCGGGCTGGACCGTTTCGCCTGCCACGTCGATGGCCCGCCACTGGCGCGGCTGTTCATGGACCTTGCGGACAGACACGCGCCGGGCCGCAAGGTGGAGCTGTATTTGACCGGGGAACCGTCGCGCCTCGCCAACGTGGGATGCCTGTTCCTGCCGGGACCGGGCATCGACCAGTTCGCCTGGCGCCGCCGGTCCCGAGACCAGCGGGCCTACAGCCTGTGCGGCATCACCCACACCACGTCGGAGTCCCCGCAGACCCTGGGCGCCCTGGCCACCGCGCCGATCCAGCCGTGGGACGCGGTGATCTGCACCTCCTGGGCGGCCCGCTCCTCGGTCGAGGCGGTCCTTCAGCCTTATGCGGAGTATCTGCGCGACCGGCTGGGGGCCGCCGAGGTGCCGATGCCGAACCTGCCGGTGATCCCGCTCGGCGTCGACACGGACGCCTTCCGCTTCGATCCGTCCGTCCGCGCGGCGGAGCGCGCGGCGCTCGGCATCGGCGAGGAGGATGTGGCGGTTCTGTTCGTGGGGCGTCTCAGCTTCCACGCCAAGGCGCACCCCATCCCGATGTATCAGGCCCTGGAACGGGCCGCCCAGCGGACCGGCAAGCGGCTGCACCTGATCCAGGCCGGCTGGTTCGGCAACGACTCCATCGCCGCCGCCTTTATCGAGGGAGCCCGGCGCTATTGCCCCAGCGTCAACGCCATCTTCCTGGACGGCCGCAAGCCGGATGTGCGGACCCGGATCTGGGCGGTCGCCGACCTGTTCACGTCGCTGGTGGACAATGTTCAGGAAACCTTCGGAATCACCCCGGTGGAGGCGATGGCCGCCGGGCTGCCCTGCGTCGTCACCGACTGGAACGGCTACCGCGAGACGGTGCGCCACGGCGTGGACGGCTTCCGTGTGCCGACCGTCCTGCCGCCACCGGGCTTCGCGCCCGACCTGGCCGACCGCTACGACGCCGGCCTGGACAGCTACGACCATTTCATCGCCCGCGCCTCGCAGATCACCGCGGTGGACGTGGAGGCCGCGGCCCAAGCCTACGCACTGCTGGCCGTCGACCCCGGCCTGCGCCGCCGCATGGGAGAGGCGGGACGCGCCCGCGCCGCCGCCGTCTTCGACTGGAAGGCGATTATCCCGCAATATCTGGACGTCTGGCGCCAGCTCGCCGACATCCGCCGCCATGCCCAGGAACGCGCGCCGCGCCGCGACGGCGACGGCAACCCGCTGCGCCCCGACCCGCTGCGCATGTTCCAGGCCTATCCCTCGCGCACGCTGGAGCCGGGGATGCGGCTGGTCCGCGCCCCGGGCGTCACGCGGGCCGCGGCGATGGAGGCCCTGGCGACGCTCCTTGGCGACCCGATGAATTCGCCGGCGCGCAGCCTGCTGCTCTCCCCGACCGCCGACATCGCCCTGGCGATCGATGCGCTGGACCCGCCGGGATGCCGGGTGGCGGACCTGGCGGGTCTGGTTCCGACGGAGCGCCAGATCCTGCTGGTGCGCAGCCTCGTCCATCTGATGAAGTACGACATCGTGCGTCCGGTCGAGCCGCTCGGGGCACGGGAGGCGTGA
- the rfbC gene encoding dTDP-4-dehydrorhamnose 3,5-epimerase, which yields MQVTPTALPDVQRIVPKRFGDARGYFVETWSARTFAGHGLERVWVQDNQSLSAVPGTVRGLHYQLEPQAQTKLVRVLRGRILDVAVDIRRGSPTFGRHVAVELSADGLEQLLVPVGFAHGFCTLEPDTIVAYKVDAFYSHECERAILWNDPALGIAWPSVAGAVVSDKDMVAPPLAAAVDLF from the coding sequence ATGCAGGTCACCCCCACAGCTTTGCCCGATGTCCAGCGGATCGTTCCGAAACGGTTCGGTGACGCCCGGGGCTACTTCGTCGAGACTTGGAGCGCCCGGACCTTTGCCGGTCACGGATTGGAGCGGGTCTGGGTTCAGGACAATCAGTCCCTGTCGGCCGTGCCGGGCACGGTGCGCGGCCTGCATTACCAGTTGGAGCCGCAGGCCCAGACCAAGCTGGTCCGCGTCCTGCGCGGCCGCATCCTCGACGTCGCGGTGGACATCCGCCGCGGTTCCCCGACCTTCGGGCGGCATGTGGCGGTGGAGCTGAGCGCCGACGGGCTGGAGCAGCTGCTGGTTCCGGTGGGGTTCGCCCACGGTTTCTGCACGCTGGAGCCCGACACGATCGTCGCCTACAAGGTCGACGCCTTTTATTCTCACGAGTGCGAGCGGGCGATCCTGTGGAACGATCCCGCGCTTGGCATCGCCTGGCCGTCCGTGGCCGGGGCCGTGGTCTCGGACAAGGACATGGTGGCGCCGCCCCTGGCTGCGGCCGTCGATCTGTTTTGA